The Radiobacillus deserti genomic interval TTTTGCTATTTGAGCAGATGGGGACAGCATGAAATTAATCGTTGCCATAGCCGCTGCCTTGTTCGTAGAATTAAACGGAATTGTCAAATAGCTAGTATTGGATAATGTTCCTTTTTCTAACACAAAGGTTCGAGTGGATTCTGGAAAAAAGCCATTTTTCACCGCATTTGCAGCATGGGAAGGATCATAACTCATCGTCATCCAGACAGAACCATCTGCATAGAGCTGATCTAATTTCCCTACAGATTCAGGATAAGTTTCTCCTTTTCTCCATAAGTATGGTTGTATATCATTTAAGTAGGACCATAGTGGCTCCCATTGTTTATCTAATTCCGATTGTTCACTAATAGGCTTTATATATTGTTCATATCCTCCGGTCGTTTCATAGAGCATATTTCGGATGAAGGCACTTCCTGTAAAATCTGGTGGAGCTGGATAAGCAAATTTTCCAGGGTGGTTTTTTATCCACGTTTTTAGTTCAGCAGCTGTTTTGGGTGGGTTCTTCACTTTGTTAGAATCATAGATGAACACAAACTGCGCTTGACTCCAAGGCGCCTCTAATCCTTCAGTAGGTTCTCCAAAATCCTTTTGTATGGAAGGGTCATTCTGGTTTACATACTTTTGGACGTTCGGTAATTTGGAGGAAAAGTCTGCCCACAATAGGTTATTCGTTTTCGCTGTTAGAAAATTTTCTCCGTTAATCCACATCATATCTACACTACCGCCTGATTTACCGGCTTGCTTTTCAGCTAAAAGCTTCATAACCGTATCGTTGATATCCTTAACAGGTACACGGTTTAGCGTGATGTCCAATTCATCTTTCAGGCGAGGTGCCACCCATTGATCTATATACCGGTTCGTGGATTCATTCCCACCCCACATATAAAAATTCACTTCATTTTCCTTTTGCATGATCTAAAACATTACTCCATTTTTCTTGTAACAATGTTTGATCTTGCTCCTCTAAATCTTCATTGGCACTCGTCCTTTCCTCTTGTTGAAATATGCTAATGAAG includes:
- a CDS encoding ABC transporter substrate-binding protein, with the translated sequence MQKENEVNFYMWGGNESTNRYIDQWVAPRLKDELDITLNRVPVKDINDTVMKLLAEKQAGKSGGSVDMMWINGENFLTAKTNNLLWADFSSKLPNVQKYVNQNDPSIQKDFGEPTEGLEAPWSQAQFVFIYDSNKVKNPPKTAAELKTWIKNHPGKFAYPAPPDFTGSAFIRNMLYETTGGYEQYIKPISEQSELDKQWEPLWSYLNDIQPYLWRKGETYPESVGKLDQLYADGSVWMTMSYDPSHAANAVKNGFFPESTRTFVLEKGTLSNTSYLTIPFNSTNKAAAMATINFMLSPSAQIAKADPQQWGALMAIDPNKLSSDQKKASEKIDRGEATLSSEQLSESRVPEIPAEYVDVLEEKWLEHVAK